AAATTCACGGTTcagccattaacaatgttagtatcTACTACTAATATTGTAAGAAAAAGACTCTTTGCCCATGTCGGGAATAGAAGAGCTCATGATCAGCAGCCGAATGCACTACCGACCGCACCGCTGAGGCAGTCAATGTAAAATGCAAATCCGATTATTTTCAAACTACAAACGCTTGGAGCTctacaaaattaatatgttttgtatcGAGCTGTAACGATTTCATTTTATCACACAAACACTTTGGACAGGCGCATCGTGGGATGCCAGAAAACAgcagtgtttaaaaaatatgttgtagaGTCAACgtaatttattgtttcttaAATGTTCTATTCAAAGTTCAATTAATCATATTGTTGACAGAATATTAAGTAAAGATGTTACCTTATAATTAGATAATGTATTTTGCATAATGCTTAATGTCTGAGAATAGTGAGAATTCATTAATcatacaataaatgtattttaattatcgTTTTCAGTGGCCCTGAAATTCGCTGcgatgatttgttttttatgaaGTTATTTATACAGTTAACTTGTTAACAAAAGTTAGTACCTAATAGTTAtctaattatgtatgtatattgtaataaGTGGTTTCAAAATGGCGTAAATCTCTTGAATTTGTATCGTTAATCGACTGTTTAGATAAACTTAATTCGTgcattaaaactagttttagaaaaatatataagtatgtaccAAATATTACAACTATctaatttataatactatattgTGCTGCTTTTTCCAAATAAATTGCATTCCAGAAAAACACATGTTCCATACCAAATAGATTACATATTAAGTTCTTATTAGTAAAAGTTGCGATGTTTTAAATGACCTACATCTGTTGACCTGGGTTGGAATCCTCAAGGTGATAACAGCAAAACAAATATGCATTTGATCGAGTCGTGTTTATTATCATTGGTTCcgtatttaattacaattttatttcggtATCTATACCTTAAATTTCACGCTAATTGATCGTAGTAGCGacattagttttattattaaatggcGGAACATACGTACGTTactaaaagaatatattttcttaaattcatTACACAGAATTTCGCTAGAATGAAAACAGTAAAGTTAAAAAAGAAGAggaaattatacaatttacatCCAATGGATAAATTGTCAACTGATCACTAAGTAACGATCGatcgaaaagaaaaaaaaacaaatggcTGTTGTTTTTTTCTAGCAGTCTTCAAGCGGAATCCTAAAGACGTAATGTGTGCAAATTGGCACGCCCAACGCTATTCGTAATAACattatctacattttattttcagctgaGTGCATTTATGttctaaaactatttatatacgAGAAAATATTCATCGGATTAAGAAAACAAGTGTTTTTGAGAAAGGATTACGTTCGTTATTGATGGGTGAGAAGTCGCTCGGCTTGACGCAAGCTTCAACACAAAGTGAATCAATTTCGATAGAGTTGAATAAAAATTCATAATCTGTAGCGCAATtattctctacagccggtactgtcgagtatcatggagagtttgacatttaaaatgtattgccaaaatagttcttatggggcccggtagaggcgctaaacagatttttgtgtaaatttttcgatagttagccggttgtcggtagtcgatagtagcggAGAATCGAGCTGCTGAATACGGGAAGAAATTTTATAAAGTATCGCTGCCATTAAAAACAAGTGACTGTTATCGAAGTGAaccttttttaataatcttgtaacggctcgctacatacagcgacatctactgggaccagcgcgcaaccaaccaccacgcgcagtgtgacagacgtcacaagtcctgaatcgcgctatcgaagtttgcacggcaactgactatatatacaagttcccgaccacaacagtcgggcagcctaggcccaccaggcatgatcacctcgcctggtcggaggatcctccctttgtgttggaggaacatgatcacctcgttcctccacagtggtgaccccgacgtgattggaagcagccttcacgaagatcagaccagcagcagcaaaccttcacACCCTCATcgctcctcactcctacagcagcagtcgtacaactccagccagcatcttcggccacaccagggcactccacgaacatgtcgctcacgcacatgactggcataccctacggcctcagcggcatccaacctgggcatcatcgtcacgctactctgacgcacccagggcaccgcaacgcttcgtctcgactcaccgcagacaacaagcacctcgccccgactcactggggacacttcaccgcacaccgcacaccgcacctctccgactcactggagttagcggcatacagttccgactcactgggacttgcggcatacagttccgactcactgggactagcggcatacagttccgactcacgggaactcatcaatgcatggcagtggagagactgactgacatgatgagaagatcgacctacggtctgagggggagtgatgtagcggctcgctacatacagcgacatctactgggaccagcgcgcaaccaaccaccacgcgcagtgtgacagacgtcacaagtcctgaatcgcgctatcgaagtttgcacggcaactgactatatatacaagttcccgaccacaacagtcgggcagcctaggcccaccaggcatgatcacctcgcctggtcggaggatcctccctttgtgttggaggaacatgatcacctcgttcctccacaatcTATTTGTACTGACTTATTGTTGGTCAAAACTTCCACATAGATCCGTATACTCCGTACGCTTGGACGCATTCTGTTACTTTTAAAAAccttaaatactataaaatcaaaccttaataataaaatcgtaTAATAAATGGCCACGTGGCTCCATCTTGGGCAGTCTGTGGCAAGGTGCCTCTTAAACATTATCCTACGATGGATTACTGCCAAAAACCATCCGACTCAATtagcaatatattttagttaccATAGAAACAGATTCCTAAAGTGGTAACGAGCCGCctctgttattattatattctcaaTAATGACTGACAGGTGACAATTTATGTCGTGTTGATGAACTGTACCAAATCGTAATCAGAAAAGTCTATTATGATACAAGGATGCTGTACGGAAAAAGTGACTATAGCAGATTTTTTTGATTGATTCGACTTGACCGTCTCCTGATTTTTATTATGCCTTTgaaattcattcatttcaaattcacccgggacaaatttttgtgtgaagagcacgagtatttgttctgagcctgcctaaataagtatgtacttaaaagtagataagtatgtttatcggttatttggttaccgtagtacaagctctgcttagtttgtaatcaaataactattaaaattccaattaaaagttaataaataaataactattaaaattaaaagtccaataaaattttcaaacttGAACTTGAAATTCAAACGAGGTATAAGTTGGTAGAAAGTCGCCTTGTTTCCAGTCAGCCTAATGCAATGTTGCATTGAATATCAGTTAgccaaatatttaattttattgcggCTGCATTTCACTCGGCGGTCTTTATAGCTTGTGCTCAACGCCGGCGCATAATATACGAACTGACTCagctttcttatgtgacgcaatctAAGTAGTATATGCATTTGGTAACGAGATTGTTTGTGAGATGTTTGGAATATAATCTATGTTTATATAATAGATCTATGTTTACCAAATAACAAGGTGAACTTGCCAAAATGATATTATTCTAGCGTTTTCAAATCCGTTTTGGCAACTCATAATTTCTACTCATTTTAATTCGGTAACATTTTGATAGGATAACATGTTGAATTTTCCTCGTGTTTTAAGACATTTAATCACGTATTTAAATCCTTGGAATGAATCAAATCTCCATTTGCTTCAGTTTAGTTCGACAAACATTCAAATCGTAATAAACTCTATATAAGTTTTCAACGCATCGATAACGAGTAGCCGTTAAGACTTATTTTGTTCGAGCAGTTATTTGGCTGACATCTAAATAGTTCCTTCAAACAGCTCATAATTCGTGGCGAAGTGCGAGAAATGAAATTATTACGGGCTCAAGGCTAGTGCGCCCGGAAGTGGCACCTGACTACTGAGTTATGTGAACCAGACGCTTTTAACCAACCAGCCATCTTGAAATGCCTTACAACATTGTAACAGAAGTTATTGAGGACATTGTGTTACCTTCGTGGTTCAGGAAAGATTCCAGGAATTAGGAAGCGAAGAAGGTTGTCTAAAGTaacaatgtttgtttacatCGAAGGGccaaattatttcaaagaattgttgattgaaataaaaaaaatggcacTTAAATCTACTGGTCGActttaatatgttaaaaatgaagctaaatataaatagaataaactgcgcaatagaaaaatataaataattatatgaatttatatgcaatattataaaacagacctaaaaactcaaaatatttcaatttcactCATAACTACGTCTCAATcgcaaaataaacacaaaaagcCCTTCATTCACACCAAAAACAGCAAGACAAGCATGTAAACAAAATAAGCGTCACCGTTGTTCAAAAATAACTGTGGAATGCCGGATATTGCAATCCCGGATCGTCACGGGCTAAGGATCGCGTACAGGTGGCGAGGGCGAGCTCAGTGCGATCGAGCACCGCGAACTGCGCGCACGCACGTCTCGCCGACGATTAACCCATATCGATATTAAACACGATTCTGAACATTCAGTTacaataaaaaacgaaaaaataaacacagaaGGAACTGAAAAAGAAAGTGAACGAGAAGGTAAGCTCGCAAAACGAGCGAATCTAAATAGATTCGCTGAAAAATTTGCAGAAAATAGTGAAGTTGATACTGCAAGTGATAAGACTGAGAAAAGTGAGAAGGAAAATTTTGCAGTTGAACATTTTACAGTGAAAAATTAAAGACTAATTAGAAATAGACTTTAGTAAAGTGACAAGTGAGTGGTGACAGTGAAGTGACTCAGACTGTTGATAAAGTAAACTGGTTTGGTGAAACAATGAAAGTCCTGCCAGTAGAAGACAAGGTTGCAAGTGTAGGAGAGGGGAACGAACCAACTGTCGTCGTCGGGTCACCGATCCTGACCAAGGAGGAACTTAACAAGTAAATATTCTTCACTTAAATTCTTTAGGTACTTTTACAATCCTCAGCGTAGCACTAGACACCATAGAGTAAATCAGAAAATTACAGTGTAAGCTGTTACCACTAATTGGTTGTACTTTGAAATAAGGAATCAGCTGTTTCATATGTTGTCTCATCAAATCAGTGGGTTCTTAGGCTTCGGGAAAATACACTGTTTAAATTTCAGTTTACTATCGATTTGTAAACTGAAAACGTATGTATTGAATACACATAAAAAAGACTTGTAGATAGTTTAGCagaattacaaaacaattgaaATGTAGTAGTTGTTAGAAATGCTTCAAGCAATTTAAATGAGGCAACCTTCGCTGTTATTATCTCAATGATGATAAGCATATTTGAATAGAACTTGAGAGAGTTCACTGAAGTGTAACATAGCATTAGCAAGTTCGCTAGGTCAGATGTGTTGGCTGTGTGCCAGAATGACACAACCGTTTGGAATGCAGTGTTTACGTGCCCACAAGCCCGCACGTTGTCGCGATTCGGGTCAGGATTCCACAAATCATGTTTTGCTCGTTTTTCATCTACTGTTTATCTGATTTCAAAGATGTGGCTTTTGTTCTTGTAACTTGAACAAACGTTCTTATTCAAAGCGATGGACATATATTAATTGAAAGCCTGAGAAAAAAACCGACGAACGTTCTGGCTACGAGACAGAAATACTTTGAAAAAGCTTTAGaatgtttcaaaatttatatgaTAGTATTTATGATTACCAAAACAaagtatttcatttaattttttctttcagGGGTTGTCCTCTTGGAGTATCGCGAATTACTTCTGCCCTCTACGTGTGCGGGGCCCATGCTCTTCCCGGGGCTGTCAAAGCTCTGCATCCTGGTCTCATCGTGAGCGCAGCCCCGGAGCTGCCTCCTCCACCAGAAGACTATGTTCCCAGACAATTGGTCCCGCTGCTCGACACACCAAACTCCGACATGCACCCATACATGGAAAGCGTTGCCGATCTGATCAATGAGGTAAATAAACGATTTGTTTTTAGTCAATTGAGTTCATCACGACCATGATCTCAATCTTAATTAGTTTACCGTTTTACAAGTTCAAGATTGTCCTAAATTCTATCTCTATTTGTAAACATATCTACGTGCCATCACTCGATTTGATTAAGCTTGTAATCTCTTATGAAAGGCTTAGGCTACTACATATTTACGGTGCTTATCATTTACCTTTTGTCAATAGATTGTCTGCAATGGTGAAGTGGTGCTGGTCCACTGCGTAGCTGGTATATCAAGGTCCGTCACTCTGTGCCTCGCGTACCTCGTCAAATGGCAGAAGATGACCCTGAGGGACGCCTACCATCACATGAAGCAAAGACGGTGAGTAATTCCTCAATTCTTTTTTCAATGTCGAATGTTTTTCAAACACATGGCGGTATTTACGACGTATAATAGGTGATTAAATCGTTTGGGAAGCAGCATTTGTGCGGGCTATTTGAAGTACTTTATGGTTTCCGCTAGATGTTtgagaataaaatttattttttgtactcaTTTCTTTGTGCAATGTTTAAACAATGAATTTATGATTTAATATATTGTTGCAGGCCACAAATCAGGCCAAACACCGGATTCTTCAAACAGCTGATTAAGTATGAAGAGAGGCTCTTCGGTGAACCATCAGTTAAGATGGTGTATTGTGAAGCTATCGACAAAGAGATACCAGATGTGTACGAGGCTGATTACAAAGGGATGACCTGGTTCAGACAGCGATACGGGCCGATCGAGAAGAGCTGAAGTGTGGGAGATATAGCTTAGGCAAGGATAACTGTGATCTGTGCGAAGATGAAAGGAAGGTTGCAGCGCAAGGAGATGGATGCCAATAAATATAAGactgagtgaatgaatgatttgGATAATACGAATGGATGTAATCAATTTCGATATTTGTACGTCGCTTCAGTGGCATGAATAATGATGATATTGAAACATTTCTTCTCTAAGTGGATGATTTAGATGAGATCTTTCTTATGTACTTTCTCACAACTATTGATTGATAAATTGTAAGTGTTATATAAactttacatattatgtatgtgtttagTTTAAGCAATGTGATAATTTactaattgttataaatttaacattaggtatttgtttaccatgaaattgtataattataatgggaccaaaataaataagtggttaatttttatattttgacttttCATTTGAGCCTTTATACAACGCAATTTATAGAAGACTAtctcattaaaaaatacatactaaaAATTACGCCTTGTACCCATAggagtaggtagagaccaaagaatgtcATTTGGTACGAACATTACAAACTACCTTTTcttcatttacataaaaatctcgGGATAATATTGCAGTGAAGGGCATTCAAGGAATAACTTCGTAACAACATCGACTAAGGAAAACTTCACAATGAAAGGTTtctattgtaaaaataagttgtcAAAAATGTTGTTGAAAGTGCAGTAGTGGAGTAATGAGTAATTCATTGAAGTGTTGTTGGCCTCGTGGCATTGAGCGCTGGTATAAATACATCGGCGCGCTCGCACTGCTATTATGAACTATGCCGCGTTGCTTCCGCCTACTGATGTAATACTTTGTAATAGTTGTCTTATTTGCAGTGCGCCAGACTAGTATGCTCTCTTGAGACTGACGTTTGATATGTTACAAGATTAAACTTCGCTTAATGAGTTATTTTTTGAGATGAGGCATAAACACATAGTAAAATAGTGTAAGTAACTGTGTGAAAGTAAGCAtcaatttgttaaataataataacaaaatacaaaatacattactACTACCGCCAGCCTGCTATAATTATTTCGAACTAATGTTAGATGAATGACTGATAGATTTGTATGCAGTTCATTCAAATAGGAAGTAAAAAGTTCAGTTCGttggataatatttatttggacCGCACCTACGGAGTGCCAAGGGATCCTTTGTCTGCGTCCTAACGTTCAACCTTACTCAGATAGTAAAACTACGAGCGGTTTTTTCAGCCGTATAAATCTGCGCACATAAATAGGTAAGAATTATAAACCAGACATAGCTATTAAATAGTCTTTCAAATCCCCTGAATGTCATTCggacacataaatatattatgctatCGTAACTATATTTAAAATGGTGTCTGCTTAGATTAGAGTCAATTTAAAGAACTTGTCTCATAAACGGCTAGTCCTTCAGTTGTCAAAATTCTCAGACGGTTACAATAAACGTGTTATATATTTTGCGAAACTAAACTAATAAGTTTCTATTTTCTGTACAGATGTTTTCAAGTCATTCTGTATATATTTAACGTCTACATcctcaaatataattttcacgTCAGATTGCTTTGTGTCAATTGCTTTTTCGACGCTCTTTTGGAAATAGTTGAGTTTGGATGTTAGCCAGAATACATTACGCTGTCATGAGTTTGACGAATACCTGTTTGCTgttcaatgaaaaaaatgaaTGTTCTAAATCCAGAAGCTTAAGGCAGGAATTCGCACGAGCGTCTGTATGACAAGTGATGGATAACAGCGTGAGATACCAAGTTCAATGTTAGTGGTAATTACCTCACGTGTTtgtaattagaatatttctttgGACCGACTTCTTTGTTTTTTACGTGTTAatgaattgtataaaaatagtgTAGTACTTTTAGTTACGACAGGATGACTTCAGCGCTGTAATTAGCAACaaagaaatgttaaaattaaattgcctGCCCGCAGCGAACGAAAAGGGATAAACCGCCTTTTTGAATTGTTGCTCAGAAGTCATGTAAAAATATTGGAGTCTGTGTTATATTGTACGTGGGCTGGAATATTAAACTGGGACGCCCTTATTTGATTCGGAGAGTACTCGATATCAGATCCTGAATCATCACAAAATACGTCGCAAATTCACATcgattttccttttttatttttatcatgttGCCCTTATTCTTGGTGACAAGTATTCTCCCTGTcacattgatataataatataatagaaataaactaTTCTAATgtctgcatattattataatgattttatttctttgtagtGAGCAATTGACATCGTAATTTTCGTAAAAACTGTctgatatcaaataaaatatctaaattttgattcatattttgagggtaaatatatgtatataatgatTTGTAGACGTCGTTTGTGATCACATTGTACCAGATACAGATTCATGGAACTTTATTTCTGTTGATGAAAAGTTTTGGATTctgcgtaaaatattttatttcaccaaattggaaattaacacaaaaaacaCTTATTGACATTATCTACAATTGGTAACCAAAACTTGTGCATTTTCATTAACATAAAGGTATGCAGtgattataaaaacttataattaagtatGCCGTTCGAAGTTGCAACCTTAGAATGATCATCTATGGACGGTTTCTATAAAAgcctcatatttttattaaaccaagataaataagaaaaagtaggtatttatcGCTTTCGCAGTAGGTACTGAatgataaatgtaaaatatattattttcagggTAATAACAAAGGGTTCTTGGCAAATTCGTTCGGTATACATTAAAATGACATTTGGATTGTGCCCAAATCGTTATTTTGGCCTTGCCGTGGGTGTGtaccttatttatattttggtctcaactgccaaaatattatttccaattTCGCCATAAAGTTATCAATGACTATAAGAGAGGTAATCACTGCTTACATTCATGTCGCAGagtttatttgtgtaaaattaagagttttttattcaaatagacTTTAGACATCTTTTCTTGACGTCACTTTCATGAAATGTCAATTCTACGaacgattttattgttttgtttttctaaatcACAAATTATGTTAGTAGTTTAAACATCTTCAAGGGTAcctaaagtaattattttcatatgGTATAAGATGTTAATGTCACTTAAGTCACCTGAACAGTGTAgtcacaaacatttaataatctTTCTGTAAGAGTTGtgtttgcaaaattattttgcctaaATGGGATGTGCAATCCGATTCTCCACAGTAAAATTCTCTTCGAGATAGTAACAACAGAACCTATCTTTACACGTATATTTCTTTATGTATTTCCTAGCCATTACTTATGTATATCTATTTGGTGTAATAAATTAACGTATTCTATGGGATGTAGCATGTCGGCCTCCCCGCCCGACCTTCCTAGTTCCCTAACATTCCAGATTATTTCCATCtcacttataaatatttgtgcgaccTTAACATCGTCATAGAGGCATGCGAAGCGAAAATATTTACGATTCACAGACATCTCACTGTGAAATTCTTCAGTATTAAATATAATCTGTATTtgatttatcatattattttgctttttggTAATTGTACCCCATTTTTTTTGCAGCTTTATTAATTGGTTTCACATGcgcgattttttttgtttatacgaTGTTGAACATTTATTAGGTGTAGGGATGATATCTACGCTACATTTTATTTCAGTGTATGTCTGAATCACACATTTAATATACAGACAACTGCGCATAGTGTGACTTAtttagagaaaataataatagcgTCTTTAGTTTCGTTTCATTTCAAATATCGTAACGAAACCTCACTCAAATGTATATAATCCTAATAAATTCCTTTTAATGTTGACGGAGGAAACCACACCTAATACGCCAGTTGATAAACTGATCTAATTGTAGTTTGTAGAACAATGACTGCTGAGTATAAACTTTCCTTCAGTTTCTATTATAGTGTAACCGCTAAATGCATAGTTACATAGAAATACAGTACTATTGCTATTTGTGTTGCGATTAGAATAGTTCAAGCTAATTAACGCGTCTGTTAACGTTTGTACGcttttaaaatagctttttcTAGTCACGTAttcaaaaaactgtttttaatgaattttatttacgcTGAAACACATAGTAGgtacttttgtatatttatttaaaaattgttagttttattcTAACAAGTGAAAACGtaatgtagaaaatattatgataggAATTCCGGGATTCTGTTATTAAACGTGCTGTTTCTCATGAATGAAAGACAATATAACACAACAGTGTAccgtatttatgtttttaacgTTAAAAGGAACGTAATGTGTTAAACAAACTGAATTATTTTCGCGATGGG
The genomic region above belongs to Anticarsia gemmatalis isolate Benzon Research Colony breed Stoneville strain chromosome 5, ilAntGemm2 primary, whole genome shotgun sequence and contains:
- the LOC142972814 gene encoding dual specificity protein phosphatase 14-like: MKVLPVEDKVASVGEGNEPTVVVGSPILTKEELNKGCPLGVSRITSALYVCGAHALPGAVKALHPGLIVSAAPELPPPPEDYVPRQLVPLLDTPNSDMHPYMESVADLINEIVCNGEVVLVHCVAGISRSVTLCLAYLVKWQKMTLRDAYHHMKQRRPQIRPNTGFFKQLIKYEERLFGEPSVKMVYCEAIDKEIPDVYEADYKGMTWFRQRYGPIEKS